From the genome of Fimbriimonadaceae bacterium, one region includes:
- a CDS encoding lysophospholipid acyltransferase family protein has protein sequence MASSKIRFKKRFENAAGAFAFGLVKAWMSRKTVLQAEKTGKKLGRLFFKLSRKHRERALSNLELAMPELSASEREAMALKVFEHYGIVGTDFLRTERRNYEEDLANTEFENWEIYEEACKAGGVLIVCAHFGNWERLGEIFAKKGYPIYAVARDADDEGVNRQVLELRQHAGLQILPRGNAAIQILKAMKQKLRVGLLPDQNCDESFYPFFGKLTGTVLGPATLHIRTGAPLVPVFCVRTGPGKYKVIVLPKIEPLPGYEDKIEAITRSMNLTLEGVIRRYPEQWLWFHDRWKAARKRGLL, from the coding sequence ATGGCAAGCTCAAAGATCAGATTCAAAAAACGGTTTGAGAATGCGGCGGGCGCTTTCGCTTTTGGTCTTGTCAAGGCTTGGATGAGCCGCAAGACGGTTCTGCAGGCAGAGAAAACTGGGAAAAAGCTAGGACGACTGTTTTTCAAGCTTTCACGCAAGCATCGCGAACGCGCTCTTTCAAACCTTGAACTCGCCATGCCCGAGCTCTCCGCCTCCGAGCGAGAGGCCATGGCGCTCAAGGTGTTCGAGCATTACGGGATCGTAGGGACTGACTTCCTCCGCACTGAGCGTCGCAACTACGAAGAGGACCTCGCCAATACCGAATTTGAGAATTGGGAGATTTATGAGGAAGCCTGCAAAGCTGGGGGGGTACTCATTGTCTGCGCCCACTTCGGCAACTGGGAGAGACTCGGGGAGATCTTCGCCAAGAAAGGTTATCCCATTTATGCGGTAGCCCGAGACGCCGACGACGAAGGTGTGAACCGTCAGGTACTTGAATTGCGCCAGCATGCAGGGCTGCAGATTCTTCCACGCGGGAATGCCGCCATTCAGATACTGAAAGCGATGAAGCAGAAATTGAGAGTCGGCTTACTGCCCGACCAGAACTGCGATGAAAGCTTTTATCCGTTCTTTGGCAAGTTAACTGGGACAGTTCTTGGCCCGGCAACATTGCACATCCGTACGGGTGCGCCGCTGGTCCCCGTTTTTTGTGTGCGTACGGGACCAGGGAAGTACAAGGTTATCGTTCTGCCAAAAATCGAGCCGTTGCCTGGCTACGAGGACAAGATCGAGGCGATCACACGCTCAATGAATCTGACCTTGGAGGGTGTGATCCGACGCTATCCCGAACAGTGGCTTTGGTTTCATGACCGTTGGAAAGCCGCTCGAAAACGGGGCCTGTTGTGA
- a CDS encoding glycosyltransferase family 9 protein, giving the protein MAAPVASSVRRASPESFIGWAVEKRCEDVVDTQRLVDDRASYDPKVFRKAKNRVAGMRREWAYFIRLRTLRFDVGLDLQGHSKTALCLRLAKPTKRFAIRATDVFARSLNPILSIKEGQHTVERNLEALRLATGLDTDPTPIMPEHSLEKEEMLSKLGKDRRIATISVSAGAQIKEYPLDRWSVVAQELLKQGYTVAFLGGPTDKAPGTPNAFDFVGKLSLAQSMAAVAVSSIHLAADTGTGHMAAAYGVPVVSIFGPTDPNLYRPYIEKGIVLCKGDATENVSTDEVIQAAITLNDRYGDQVSH; this is encoded by the coding sequence ATGGCGGCTCCAGTAGCGTCCTCTGTGCGCCGGGCATCTCCCGAATCATTCATCGGTTGGGCGGTGGAAAAGAGATGCGAAGACGTTGTTGATACACAGAGGTTGGTCGACGACCGCGCATCCTATGATCCCAAGGTCTTTCGCAAGGCGAAGAACCGTGTTGCCGGAATGCGCCGCGAATGGGCCTATTTCATTCGTTTGCGAACTCTAAGGTTCGACGTTGGCCTGGACCTTCAAGGACATTCCAAAACTGCTCTATGTCTTCGTCTGGCTAAGCCAACCAAACGCTTCGCGATCCGTGCCACAGATGTTTTCGCCCGATCCCTCAATCCGATTCTGTCGATCAAGGAGGGGCAGCACACGGTCGAACGAAACCTTGAGGCCTTGCGGCTTGCCACTGGTCTGGACACCGATCCAACACCGATCATGCCAGAGCACTCTTTAGAGAAAGAGGAGATGTTGAGCAAACTCGGGAAGGACCGGCGGATCGCGACGATCTCTGTAAGCGCGGGAGCCCAAATCAAGGAGTATCCACTTGATCGATGGTCGGTCGTGGCTCAAGAGCTTCTGAAGCAAGGCTACACGGTCGCGTTTTTGGGTGGCCCGACCGACAAAGCCCCCGGCACTCCGAACGCTTTCGACTTTGTCGGCAAGCTGAGCCTTGCCCAATCGATGGCGGCGGTTGCCGTCAGTTCCATTCACCTTGCTGCTGACACGGGGACCGGGCATATGGCAGCGGCCTACGGAGTGCCGGTTGTGTCGATCTTCGGCCCGACCGATCCAAATCTCTACCGCCCGTACATAGAGAAGGGTATCGTCCTGTGCAAGGGGGATGCGACCGAGAATGTCTCTACCGACGAGGTGATCCAAGCGGCGATCACTCTAAACGACCGTTATGGCGACCAGGTTTCTCATTAG
- a CDS encoding glycosyltransferase family 9 protein encodes MATRFLISRLSSLGDVVCSLPAAAALKAGFDDSHIVWIVDRRFAGIVECCRFVDEVMVAAPGLHPRTWPKPEGHFEAALDLQGLFKSSIAIGRAKAVHKLGYHWQREASGLFSHPVTPDDTSWHIVDQYVDVARAAGGKAGRAEFGLEPHLDDKGSVQQKLRDIGVSGRFVAINAGAGWVTKRWPASSYAALIGRLAEAGLQTVLIGGKASADREAANDVVSGADSKPIDMLGQTSVRELVALISMSEAHIGGDTGSTHIAAALDKPAIGLYSITRPKRSCPYGQVERCLYDPSSLANIGVVAVFEKVMEAVG; translated from the coding sequence ATGGCGACCAGGTTTCTCATTAGTCGGCTCTCCTCGCTGGGCGATGTCGTTTGCTCTCTTCCGGCTGCGGCGGCGCTGAAAGCCGGATTTGACGACTCGCACATCGTTTGGATCGTCGATCGGCGCTTTGCCGGCATCGTCGAATGTTGTCGGTTTGTGGACGAGGTTATGGTGGCGGCTCCTGGGTTACACCCAAGAACGTGGCCCAAACCAGAAGGACATTTTGAGGCGGCGCTTGACCTTCAAGGGCTATTTAAGAGCAGCATAGCCATCGGTCGAGCGAAGGCTGTGCACAAACTGGGTTACCATTGGCAGCGAGAGGCCTCTGGACTCTTTTCGCATCCTGTCACTCCCGATGACACGTCTTGGCATATCGTGGATCAGTATGTGGATGTTGCTCGCGCCGCTGGAGGAAAGGCAGGTCGGGCAGAGTTTGGGCTTGAGCCGCACTTGGACGACAAAGGCTCGGTCCAACAGAAGCTTAGGGACATCGGTGTGAGTGGGCGATTTGTGGCAATCAATGCCGGTGCGGGATGGGTGACGAAACGCTGGCCCGCTTCCTCTTATGCAGCCCTGATCGGCAGGCTGGCTGAAGCGGGTTTGCAGACCGTGTTGATCGGGGGGAAGGCAAGTGCTGATCGGGAAGCTGCGAACGATGTCGTATCAGGCGCTGACTCGAAGCCAATCGACATGCTCGGGCAGACCTCGGTTAGGGAGTTGGTGGCTCTGATTTCGATGTCGGAGGCGCATATCGGCGGCGATACTGGAAGCACGCATATTGCGGCGGCGCTGGATAAGCCAGCGATTGGGCTGTACTCTATTACGCGTCCCAAGCGTTCGTGTCCATACGGACAGGTTGAGCGGTGCCTTTACGATCCAAGTTCTTTGGCGAATATTGGTGTAGTTGCCGTGTTTGAGAAGGTGATGGAGGCGGTGGGTTGA
- the rfaE2 gene encoding D-glycero-beta-D-manno-heptose 1-phosphate adenylyltransferase has translation MSLLTPEQAVALRQGKKLVFTNGVFDILHAGHVQYLKQARALGDLLIVGMNSDASTRTLAKAPDRPINTLEDRAAVLSELRCVDGVVSFEESTPEQLIELLKPEVHVKGGDYRIEDLPEAKIVHAYGGEVVILPFLSGHSTTETLKRLRGE, from the coding sequence TTGAGTCTGCTCACTCCTGAACAAGCCGTTGCCCTTCGCCAAGGCAAGAAGCTTGTCTTCACCAACGGTGTTTTCGATATCCTTCACGCCGGACACGTCCAGTATCTCAAGCAAGCGCGAGCGCTGGGCGATCTGCTGATCGTAGGCATGAACTCCGACGCAAGCACTCGAACCCTCGCCAAAGCCCCCGACCGCCCTATCAACACGCTCGAAGACCGAGCCGCCGTCCTGAGCGAGCTGAGGTGCGTCGATGGAGTGGTGTCTTTTGAAGAGAGTACACCGGAGCAACTGATCGAGCTTCTGAAGCCGGAGGTTCACGTCAAGGGTGGAGACTACAGGATTGAGGACTTGCCCGAGGCCAAGATTGTCCACGCATATGGCGGCGAAGTCGTGATCCTGCCGTTTTTGAGCGGGCACAGCACCACCGAAACCTTGAAGAGGCTGCGCGGCGAATGA
- a CDS encoding PIG-L family deacetylase yields the protein MTCFDTDPNLRWLLCITHPDDELAIAAWLRRLTRQGNEVFVSWTHTTDERTEEAIQAAKRIGIPKDRLLFHRGRDGHVVDDIPSLLPDFKQMMKTVNPCRVIVGAYEQGHLDHDATNFLVHQTYDSPTLEVPLYHAYYTWVQRLNRFADPATEEVIDLDEEEQAFKVELAHMYPSQTIWSALAWYEFMQLVRMNPVELKRSERMRVQTHFDYLTPNLPEHLAHRVRKTSRWARWESAMNQYAWQGLWNPAG from the coding sequence ATGACCTGTTTCGATACCGATCCAAATCTGCGCTGGCTGCTATGCATCACCCATCCTGACGATGAGCTTGCTATCGCTGCTTGGCTTAGAAGACTCACGCGGCAAGGGAATGAGGTCTTTGTTTCTTGGACGCACACCACCGATGAACGCACCGAGGAGGCAATTCAGGCCGCAAAACGCATCGGCATCCCTAAGGATCGGTTACTCTTCCATCGAGGCCGTGATGGACACGTTGTTGACGACATCCCATCGTTGCTTCCCGATTTCAAGCAGATGATGAAAACGGTGAACCCCTGCCGTGTGATTGTCGGAGCTTATGAGCAGGGGCACCTGGATCACGACGCAACCAACTTCCTCGTGCATCAAACGTACGATAGCCCCACGCTCGAAGTGCCCCTCTACCATGCCTACTACACATGGGTTCAAAGGCTGAATCGTTTTGCCGATCCGGCTACCGAGGAAGTGATCGATTTGGATGAAGAGGAACAGGCTTTCAAAGTTGAACTGGCGCATATGTATCCCAGCCAGACGATTTGGAGTGCGCTGGCCTGGTACGAGTTCATGCAGTTGGTGAGGATGAACCCGGTCGAGCTCAAAAGGTCAGAACGCATGCGTGTTCAAACCCATTTCGACTACCTCACCCCTAACCTGCCCGAGCACCTCGCACACCGGGTCAGAAAGACGTCTCGGTGGGCAAGATGGGAAAGTGCAATGAATCAGTACGCTTGGCAAGGGCTTTGGAATCCTGCAGGCTAG
- a CDS encoding peptidylprolyl isomerase → MFTTLIAAIALSTAQPQAKLPGPDDYNPTGPVIRFTLESKKSFEITTDPKSSPRTVEHILDLVKRGFYDRQRFHRVESWVTQWGAPQSKNLPMDVKDPKTGKMVTNPVIANGESGKQLPFEESLVDYYRGVVGVASTGLQVGGDSQLFILKGDALRLFRSYAVVGKVTKGMDVVDGIKRGDRITKAQVLAKKK, encoded by the coding sequence ATGTTCACAACTCTCATCGCCGCCATTGCCCTCTCTACCGCACAACCCCAGGCCAAGCTCCCTGGGCCAGATGATTATAATCCAACGGGTCCCGTCATCCGCTTCACTCTTGAAAGCAAAAAGAGCTTTGAAATCACGACGGACCCCAAGAGTTCTCCCAGAACGGTGGAACACATTCTGGACCTGGTGAAAAGGGGATTCTATGATCGACAGCGGTTTCACCGGGTCGAGAGTTGGGTGACTCAGTGGGGCGCACCGCAGAGCAAGAACCTTCCGATGGATGTGAAGGACCCCAAGACGGGCAAGATGGTCACGAATCCTGTGATTGCCAATGGCGAATCTGGCAAGCAGCTTCCGTTTGAAGAGTCGCTCGTGGACTACTATCGGGGCGTTGTCGGTGTTGCATCGACTGGACTGCAAGTTGGCGGGGACAGCCAGTTGTTTATTCTCAAGGGCGACGCTCTACGGCTGTTCCGGTCGTATGCGGTGGTCGGCAAAGTCACCAAAGGAATGGATGTTGTTGACGGGATCAAGCGTGGCGACCGGATCACAAAAGCCCAGGTTCTCGCCAAAAAGAAGTGA
- a CDS encoding glycosyltransferase, with amino-acid sequence MKVAIFSECYLPTTNGVVTSIVTLRRTLEEMGHTVYIFAPGRPEREDDPFVYRLPELPFPSHPYRWARPYPRLGFDFGALGVDIIHCQHPFSVGTLGLELSEKYDIPVVYTVHALYDDLARYLRSSTLRKVGPAILRTKMRKFCSRIENVIAPSEYARDQLYADRINSRITVIPSGIRPVVPTAGARERIRRVLGLRQGDKMIFAAGRLSPEKRIDVLLRAFAVLKAIMSPVEAASLKLVLVGDGPVKRDLFQLAYDLGTTDSVIFAGKKPNNQMSDWYAAADIFACSSPVETQGLVFVEAMSMGLPCIAANQGGAREIVVRNKTGLHVPLDAGAFAQAMRTLLTDPELCAEMSQYGRIEAQRYTPEAMAKSVLKVYNAAIHGPHMLHVDPTDAERAAYATTL; translated from the coding sequence ATGAAGGTCGCCATTTTCTCCGAATGTTATCTACCCACCACGAACGGGGTTGTTACGAGCATCGTGACGCTGCGTCGGACGTTGGAGGAGATGGGCCATACCGTCTACATCTTTGCGCCGGGCAGGCCCGAGCGTGAGGACGACCCGTTCGTCTATCGGCTTCCCGAACTTCCTTTTCCATCGCACCCGTATCGTTGGGCTAGGCCTTATCCGAGGCTTGGCTTTGACTTTGGCGCGCTTGGCGTGGACATCATCCACTGCCAACATCCCTTCTCAGTTGGCACGCTCGGTTTGGAATTGAGCGAGAAATACGACATTCCAGTTGTCTACACCGTCCACGCGCTCTACGACGATCTTGCCCGGTATCTGCGCAGCAGCACCCTCCGAAAAGTTGGTCCTGCGATTTTGCGAACCAAGATGCGCAAGTTCTGCTCGCGTATCGAGAACGTTATCGCCCCCTCCGAATACGCGCGCGACCAGCTTTATGCCGACCGAATCAACTCAAGAATCACGGTAATCCCAAGCGGAATTCGACCCGTCGTCCCCACCGCTGGAGCCCGTGAGCGGATTCGGCGTGTCCTTGGCTTGCGCCAGGGGGACAAGATGATCTTTGCGGCTGGGCGCCTCAGCCCCGAAAAGCGGATCGATGTCTTGCTTCGGGCGTTTGCGGTTCTCAAGGCGATCATGAGCCCGGTTGAAGCCGCCTCCCTCAAGCTTGTGCTTGTGGGTGACGGGCCGGTAAAGCGTGATCTGTTCCAGCTGGCCTATGACCTCGGGACTACGGATTCGGTGATCTTTGCAGGCAAGAAGCCGAATAACCAGATGAGCGATTGGTACGCCGCTGCCGACATCTTCGCCTGTTCGTCACCAGTCGAGACGCAAGGTCTTGTGTTTGTCGAGGCGATGAGCATGGGGCTGCCGTGTATCGCCGCAAATCAGGGCGGCGCTCGCGAGATCGTTGTACGCAACAAGACCGGTCTCCATGTACCGCTCGACGCTGGGGCGTTCGCTCAAGCGATGCGAACACTCCTCACCGACCCCGAACTCTGCGCCGAGATGAGCCAATATGGGCGAATTGAGGCTCAGCGGTACACCCCGGAAGCGATGGCAAAGAGCGTTCTAAAGGTCTACAACGCCGCCATCCACGGCCCGCACATGCTTCACGTCGATCCGACGGATGCCGAGAGAGCCGCTTACGCGACGACCCTTTAA
- a CDS encoding amidohydrolase produces the protein MSAIAERVQSELAEIVAIRHDLHKHPELMFEEHRTSELVQRELTKAGIEFKAGLAKGTGVLGFLPATTKDPSSASTIALRADMDALPIHEETGKLYGSTIPGKMHACGHDGHTSILIGVARALAKTQDRPNNTLLVFQPAEEGGAGGREMCNDGVLNGSIFPHKAKMIFGLHGWTTVRIGHVATRTGALMAATNTFEVTVKGVGGHAAAPNTTIDPVVVAAHIVTALQTIASRNTDPFDSIVLTVGQFKAGTAENIIPQTAWLNGTIRTMLPDTRAYAEKRFKEIVSSVAEAFGATAEINWHEGYPVTMNDPGATAHFVKVASSVLGPEFVDSNAVPTMGGEDFSYYGYEIPACFFQLGLVPVGQGHYPNVHTPMFDFNDDAIATGIRVFCELALTEV, from the coding sequence ATGAGTGCCATCGCCGAAAGAGTCCAAAGTGAACTCGCTGAAATCGTAGCTATTCGTCACGATCTCCACAAGCACCCCGAACTGATGTTTGAGGAGCACAGAACCAGCGAGCTTGTCCAACGCGAGCTGACCAAAGCAGGCATAGAGTTCAAAGCGGGGCTTGCCAAAGGTACTGGCGTCTTGGGCTTTCTTCCTGCGACCACCAAAGACCCCAGCTCCGCATCCACGATTGCGCTGCGCGCGGATATGGACGCTTTGCCGATCCACGAGGAGACGGGCAAACTCTACGGCTCAACGATCCCTGGGAAGATGCACGCCTGCGGACACGATGGACACACGTCCATCCTTATCGGCGTCGCTCGGGCACTGGCAAAGACGCAAGATCGACCCAACAATACTCTGCTCGTTTTTCAACCTGCTGAGGAGGGGGGCGCTGGTGGAAGAGAGATGTGCAACGACGGCGTCCTCAATGGCTCAATCTTTCCTCACAAAGCCAAAATGATCTTTGGCCTGCATGGTTGGACAACCGTTCGTATCGGGCACGTGGCCACCCGAACTGGAGCGCTCATGGCGGCCACAAACACCTTCGAAGTAACCGTTAAGGGTGTAGGCGGGCACGCCGCCGCTCCCAACACCACGATCGACCCGGTTGTCGTGGCTGCACATATCGTCACTGCACTGCAGACGATCGCATCTCGAAACACGGACCCGTTCGATTCGATCGTGCTTACCGTCGGTCAGTTTAAGGCGGGCACCGCCGAGAATATCATCCCTCAGACTGCCTGGCTCAATGGAACAATCCGTACGATGCTGCCCGATACTCGGGCGTATGCGGAAAAGCGCTTTAAGGAGATTGTAAGCTCAGTCGCCGAGGCATTTGGGGCAACCGCTGAGATCAACTGGCATGAGGGTTACCCAGTGACGATGAACGATCCGGGGGCAACAGCGCACTTTGTGAAAGTTGCCAGCAGTGTGCTTGGACCAGAGTTTGTCGATAGCAATGCCGTGCCAACGATGGGAGGCGAAGATTTTAGCTACTACGGCTACGAAATCCCGGCATGCTTCTTCCAACTTGGCCTAGTCCCGGTTGGGCAGGGTCACTATCCGAACGTGCATACGCCGATGTTTGACTTCAACGATGATGCCATCGCAACAGGCATTCGCGTTTTCTGCGAGCTTGCGCTGACGGAAGTGTAG
- the lpdA gene encoding dihydrolipoyl dehydrogenase yields the protein MDRADESLEPTASATTASVVHLSALIQQISNIPAPEEQEQPMPTDNFDADIIVIGAGPGGYVAAIRAAQLGAKVTVVEKEYLGGTCLNWGCIPSKALIASAEAYQHTKHLDAFGVSIKGDVTFDFDKINARKDKIVQAQRGGIGMLFKKNGVTHVEGFASFVDKNTIEVEKDGKKTKLRAKSFILASGSTIIVPKIPGLEGGRKEGIWTSDDAVTAPHLPKKMVIIGGGVIGVEFSYVFNALGCDTTVVEMMPNLIPMMDEDLSKELGKLLGRQGVKIMTGSAVEKLAKTKNGWKVSVKSGGETSEIETEVVLVAVGRRAFTDNQNLDKIGVKTSRMGVEVDDTMRSSVPNIFAIGDVNGIIQLAHVASYQAQVAAENAVNGGQRKADHKAIPNCIYTVPEVASVGLTEGQAKEQGYDVQVGKFMFRPLGKAMASTHQDGFVKVVAERKYGEVLGVHMLGHGVTDMIHQAVVAIKLEATLDVMVDTIHAHPTMSEAVLEAYEDAIGHAIHKM from the coding sequence ATGGACCGTGCGGATGAATCGCTCGAACCTACCGCAAGCGCAACAACCGCGTCCGTGGTTCATCTCTCTGCCCTCATTCAGCAGATTTCCAATATTCCTGCCCCAGAGGAGCAAGAGCAACCCATGCCCACAGACAACTTCGATGCAGATATCATCGTCATTGGCGCCGGACCCGGCGGCTACGTCGCTGCCATTCGTGCAGCCCAGCTTGGAGCGAAGGTCACCGTAGTCGAGAAGGAGTATCTCGGCGGCACCTGTCTTAATTGGGGCTGTATCCCATCCAAAGCTCTGATTGCCTCTGCTGAGGCTTACCAGCACACGAAGCATCTGGACGCTTTTGGCGTCTCGATCAAAGGCGATGTGACGTTCGATTTCGACAAGATCAACGCACGAAAGGACAAGATCGTCCAAGCCCAGCGTGGTGGCATTGGCATGTTGTTCAAAAAGAACGGCGTGACCCATGTCGAAGGTTTTGCCTCCTTCGTCGACAAGAACACGATTGAAGTGGAGAAGGACGGCAAGAAAACGAAGCTCCGAGCTAAGAGCTTCATTCTCGCCAGCGGCTCGACGATCATCGTGCCCAAGATTCCAGGCCTTGAAGGCGGACGAAAGGAAGGCATCTGGACGAGCGACGATGCCGTCACCGCTCCCCACCTGCCCAAGAAGATGGTTATCATCGGTGGGGGTGTTATCGGGGTCGAATTCAGCTACGTTTTCAATGCCCTTGGCTGCGACACAACCGTCGTGGAGATGATGCCGAACCTGATCCCCATGATGGACGAGGACTTGAGCAAAGAGCTTGGCAAGCTGCTCGGTCGGCAGGGCGTGAAGATCATGACCGGCAGCGCAGTCGAGAAGCTCGCCAAGACCAAAAACGGTTGGAAAGTGTCCGTTAAGAGCGGTGGCGAAACTTCCGAGATCGAGACCGAGGTGGTGCTCGTTGCCGTTGGCCGTCGCGCCTTCACCGACAACCAGAACCTCGACAAAATCGGAGTCAAGACAAGCCGGATGGGTGTGGAAGTCGATGACACCATGCGAAGCAGCGTGCCGAACATCTTTGCCATTGGAGACGTGAATGGAATCATTCAGCTCGCCCACGTTGCCAGTTATCAAGCCCAAGTCGCTGCGGAGAACGCCGTGAATGGGGGACAGCGCAAAGCCGACCATAAAGCCATCCCGAACTGTATCTACACCGTTCCCGAAGTCGCCTCTGTTGGGCTCACCGAGGGTCAAGCCAAGGAGCAAGGATACGATGTCCAAGTGGGCAAATTCATGTTCCGCCCGCTTGGCAAGGCAATGGCCAGCACCCACCAAGATGGCTTTGTCAAAGTCGTTGCGGAGAGGAAATATGGCGAGGTCTTAGGTGTCCATATGCTCGGACACGGTGTGACCGATATGATTCATCAGGCCGTAGTTGCGATTAAGCTTGAGGCAACGCTGGATGTGATGGTGGACACGATCCACGCACACCCGACCATGAGCGAAGCCGTGCTGGAGGCGTATGAAGACGCCATCGGCCACGCGATCCACAAAATGTAA
- the queF gene encoding preQ(1) synthase, whose product MTTIETFANPAPQRDYVISHICPEFTSVCPKTGLPDFATIELDYVPDQECIELKALKYYYFSFRDQGIFYEAVTNQLLDELSAACKPRWMRVTGRFAVRGGISSVIVAEMGERPSHVR is encoded by the coding sequence ATGACAACCATTGAGACCTTTGCCAACCCCGCGCCTCAGCGTGATTACGTGATCTCACACATCTGCCCAGAGTTCACCAGCGTATGCCCCAAGACCGGACTACCCGACTTCGCGACCATCGAGCTTGACTATGTTCCCGATCAGGAATGCATCGAACTCAAAGCGCTCAAGTACTACTATTTCAGCTTCCGCGATCAGGGAATCTTCTATGAAGCGGTCACAAACCAACTCCTTGACGAACTCTCTGCGGCTTGTAAACCCCGCTGGATGCGCGTCACAGGCCGTTTTGCCGTACGGGGTGGGATTAGCTCAGTCATCGTCGCAGAGATGGGCGAACGTCCGTCCCACGTTCGCTGA
- a CDS encoding SufE family protein: MPMPEALQEVLDTLAMFPDKQDRIQTLIAYSEQYQAPPKDIAERPYPEANRVPGCESEVFVWVRRVGEGIKAYYAVDNPQGVSAMALCAILDGALSGKSPDEIQEVPDEIVYEIFGRELSMGKSMGLMGIVRMTKALAKSA, translated from the coding sequence ATGCCGATGCCCGAGGCTCTTCAAGAGGTTCTCGACACCCTTGCGATGTTTCCCGACAAGCAGGATCGCATCCAGACGCTGATCGCCTACTCGGAACAGTATCAAGCGCCTCCCAAGGATATCGCTGAGCGTCCTTACCCTGAGGCCAATAGAGTGCCAGGGTGCGAGTCAGAGGTCTTTGTGTGGGTCAGGCGCGTAGGGGAGGGCATCAAGGCGTACTATGCTGTTGACAATCCGCAAGGGGTCTCGGCAATGGCGCTGTGCGCGATCCTGGACGGCGCGTTATCCGGTAAGAGTCCAGACGAGATACAGGAGGTGCCCGATGAGATCGTTTACGAGATCTTTGGGCGTGAGCTCTCGATGGGCAAGAGCATGGGGCTGATGGGGATTGTGAGGATGACAAAAGCGCTCGCAAAGAGCGCTTAG